Sequence from the Deltaproteobacteria bacterium IMCC39524 genome:
TGACATTCAGACTTTCACAAGAAAACTTTGGCGTTGAGGTCTCACGTACCAAAGAGATTCTCAGTCTGACGAACATAACAAAAGTCCCTCAAACACCTAACTACCTCCTTGGCGTCATTAATTTGCGTGGACAAGTTGTCCCCGTGGTCGATATGCGCCTTAAGCTAGGTTTGGAGGCCGGTAAAGAAACAGAAGACACTTGCATCATAGTTGTAGAAATATTGGTCGAGAATGAAACGATAACCGTCGGAGCTCTGGCTGATGCAGTCAATGAAGTCTTGGAGATTCGCAGTGACCATATCGAACCTCCCCCTAGGCTTGGTACGCGTTTAAAGACAGGCTACATATCAGGAATGGGTAAAGTAGAGGATCA
This genomic interval carries:
- a CDS encoding chemotaxis protein CheW, producing the protein MSEQYEISSQQYVTFRLSQENFGVEVSRTKEILSLTNITKVPQTPNYLLGVINLRGQVVPVVDMRLKLGLEAGKETEDTCIIVVEILVENETITVGALADAVNEVLEIRSDHIEPPPRLGTRLKTGYISGMGKVEDQFLILLEIDKVFSSDELAWVQDAEQTRVPEEL